In Candidatus Binatia bacterium, the genomic window TAATTCACCAGCGAGTCGTGCAAACCGCGAAACGTCGCGCCCGGGTTCAGGGCGATGTACTCGATGTCAAAAGCCTTTAACATGTCGACGATCACGTCCGATCCGTACTGCGCGCGCGGCTTCTCGGCCATTCTGGCTGCTTTACTCATCCCAATGGCTCCTTCTGGAACGATTGATTCTAATTTCTTGCAAGGCACCATATTCCAAGAGCCGCGTTGCCGCAAGAGAACGGCGCGCGGATGCTTCCCCTCGCATTGACGAATCTCGCGCCAGGAAGTAAGTTCCGCTGAAGAAGGAGCGCGCTCATGAAAAAAGAGAAAGTCTACGACGACCTGCTCGCCGCCATCGAGGCCGATCGGTCGGAGCTGGTCGATCTCTCTCTCAAGCTCGGCAACACGACGAGCTTCCACGGCAAGGAAAGAAAAGTGGGCGAAGCGGTGCTCGCCTGGCTCAAGGAATGCGGCATTGACGGCTCGCTTCAGTTCATCACCGAAGAAAGCGTCAACGCCGTCGCGACGATTCCCGGGAGCGGCGACGGGACGAGCCTGATCCTCAACGCGCATATGGACACCGGACCCGAGCTGGGAACGGATGCGACCGAGGCGGATAAAACAATCGAAGGCGCGTGGACCGAGGGCGATCTCATCTTCGGCCGCGGCGTGATCAACGACAAGGCGCAGCTTTGCGCCATCATGATCGCGGCGCGGGCGATCAAGCGCGCCGGCATTCGCCTCGGCGGCGACCTCACGATCACGGCGGTGGCGTTCGAGACCGGCGCGCCGTCCATCGACGATTATCAGGGCGTCAATCATCCCGGCGAGGGGTTCGGCACCAAGTGGGCGGTCGATCGCGGCGTCACCGCCGACTACGCGCTTGTCGGCGAGACTTCGGGCTTCGGCATCGTGCGCGCCGAATGCGGCGCGGTCTGGCTCAAAATCCGCGTGAAGGGACGCGAAGTCTACACGCCGCGCTACGAGCGCGGCGCATCGATCCACGAAAATCCCAACGCCTTCGCCAAGGCGGCGCACGTAATTATGGCACTTGAGGAATGGGCCGTGCGGTACCAGCAAAAAGAGAAATTGGAGTTCGAGGGCGGCGCCATCATCCCGAAAGCGCAGATCATGAACGTTCACGGCGCCAACGCCAACGTGAGCCAGGCGAGTCCCTTCTGCGATATTTACATGGACATCCGGCTGGTTCCGGGCAGAAAGCCGGAAGCCGTCAAGAAAGACGTCGAGCGCGCCGTGCGGGCTTTGGGCATCGACTGCGAGGTCTCCGCGTTTCAATACTCGCGCGGCCACATCGCCGAGAACGCCGATGCGCTGATCTCCGCGATCACCGAGGCCCATCGTTATGTTTTTGGAGCCGAGCCGCCGCTGCCGCCGTCGGCCGAAGTGAGCATGTGGCGCGACTTGAACGTTTTCAACGAGACCGGCATTCCTTCGGTCTGTTACGGCCCGCCGCGGCAGAAAGATCCGTACAGCGGCGCGGGCAACCGGGCGATGAAAATTTCCGACCTCGTCGCCGCGACGAAAGTCTACGCGTTGACCGCGCTGTTGCTGTGCGGAATCGAAAAAAGTTGAACACCGCACAGACGGCCCCGCTTATTCGCTCTGCGGATTCTCCCTCTCCCTGTGGGAGAGGGCAAGGGTGAGGGTATTCACCCGGAGCCACCCCTCACCTTTATCCTCTCCCTCCAGCGGAGGGAGAGGAAGCCAGAATAGCGCGGCTTCGAAATTGCAGGAACCAAACGCCTGTGTTAAAAAAATCGCTGCTATGCCCTTGTCACAAGGAGGATCGACAATGCCAATCAAAATAAAACGAACCGGCCATCTCGTTTTGCGCGTCAAAGATCTCGAGCGGTCGAAAAAATTCTTCACCGCAGTCATGGGCCTTCCGCTCGTCGGCGACAACGGCAACGGCATGCTGTTCTTCAGCCCCGACGTGGAAGCGAACCATCACGTGCTGGCGATCCGCCAGGCCGAGGCGGGCGCGCGCATGCCGGAGCCGGAGCAGCACGTCGGCATGGAGCACGTCGCCTATGAGCTGGCCTCTTTCGCCGAGCTTCAAGAAGCGTATCGCATCTTCAAAGCCAACAACGTGAAGTTCCGCCATATCGTTTTCCACGGGATTACCAAGAGCATCTATTTTTACGATCCCGACGGCAACCTGCTGGAGGTCTACTGCAACGTGCCGCCGGAAGTGTATCGCAAGACCGTGCCCAATCCCTACGGCCTCTACGGCGACATCACCGCCGAGCTGGAAGGCAAACAGCCGCAGAAGCCGGGCACCGTCGCGCCATGAGATAAAATCAGAAGAACGAATCGGAAAAATCCGCCGTGACGGTTAGCAGCGCGAACGCTCGGAATTTGCTGGCATTGCTTCTATCGCTGACGCTGGCCGGGTGCGCCGCCGCTTTGCCTGAAGTCAAAGGCCCTCTGGGCGCGGGTGAGGAGCTTGCGACTCTAAACACACGTCCCGGCGTGACCGTGAGGGTTCTGCTGACAACTCCCAATGCTGTTCCAAGGGGTGTATTCCTATTTTTTCCTGGAGGCGAAGGCTATCTAGTAAATACAGAAGACGGCCAACCTAAGAGACTTTTCATCCGTGAGTTTCGTGAGCAGGGCTTTACAACGGCGATAGTGGATGTGCCGTCAGACCAGCCGTATGGAATGTTAGGCGGCGATCGA contains:
- a CDS encoding M20/M25/M40 family metallo-hydrolase, whose protein sequence is MKKEKVYDDLLAAIEADRSELVDLSLKLGNTTSFHGKERKVGEAVLAWLKECGIDGSLQFITEESVNAVATIPGSGDGTSLILNAHMDTGPELGTDATEADKTIEGAWTEGDLIFGRGVINDKAQLCAIMIAARAIKRAGIRLGGDLTITAVAFETGAPSIDDYQGVNHPGEGFGTKWAVDRGVTADYALVGETSGFGIVRAECGAVWLKIRVKGREVYTPRYERGASIHENPNAFAKAAHVIMALEEWAVRYQQKEKLEFEGGAIIPKAQIMNVHGANANVSQASPFCDIYMDIRLVPGRKPEAVKKDVERAVRALGIDCEVSAFQYSRGHIAENADALISAITEAHRYVFGAEPPLPPSAEVSMWRDLNVFNETGIPSVCYGPPRQKDPYSGAGNRAMKISDLVAATKVYALTALLLCGIEKS
- a CDS encoding VOC family protein, which codes for MPIKIKRTGHLVLRVKDLERSKKFFTAVMGLPLVGDNGNGMLFFSPDVEANHHVLAIRQAEAGARMPEPEQHVGMEHVAYELASFAELQEAYRIFKANNVKFRHIVFHGITKSIYFYDPDGNLLEVYCNVPPEVYRKTVPNPYGLYGDITAELEGKQPQKPGTVAP